Proteins encoded within one genomic window of Raineyella fluvialis:
- a CDS encoding DUF5134 domain-containing protein, with protein sequence MFTLANTPVKFVVLLVFFAWCTAWSMYELTRPQDRTQRVSNVLHLVMSVVMLLMVAPVTWMPLVHLLTPPVVLAVFVLSTAWFAGLAVTRRGPAGITPVTRRCSAQWPGTWSG encoded by the coding sequence GTGTTCACGCTCGCCAACACACCGGTGAAGTTCGTCGTCCTGCTCGTCTTCTTCGCGTGGTGCACCGCGTGGTCGATGTACGAGCTCACTCGTCCCCAGGACCGCACCCAGCGCGTGTCGAACGTGCTGCACCTGGTGATGTCGGTGGTGATGCTGCTGATGGTCGCCCCGGTCACCTGGATGCCCCTGGTGCACCTGCTCACTCCCCCCGTGGTGCTGGCCGTCTTCGTGTTGTCGACCGCGTGGTTCGCTGGGCTCGCGGTGACCCGGCGGGGGCCCGCTGGCATTACGCCGGTCACGCGGCGATGTTCGGCGCAATGGCCTGGCACCTGGTCGGGATGA
- a CDS encoding pyridoxal phosphate-dependent aminotransferase, whose product MKISRRSDIDAFEVMTIQQKVATMQAAGQEVLLLSVGEPCQGAARSVRETLARVATDGTDLGYTPGFGIAPLRAAIARHYADWYGLEVDPSRVCVTVGSSGAFLLSFLACFDVGDRVAVGRPTYPAYTNDLRALGCEVVELDCGPAERFQPTPELLAAAHAESPLTGVVLASPANPTGTMLDAQRMADLATWCRAHDVRMISDEIYHGITFTGSRGECAWTYDPSAVVISSFSKYWSMTGWRLGWMLLPEDLVDPVDRLTGNLFLCAPAPAQWAAIEAFGPEAYAEAEQAVADFAAAREVVLGTEMGWGTVAPPDGAFYYYADISPVLGPYATSREWCAALLEQQHVAVTPGKDFDSVHGDRTIRLSLSAGAPAVREALRRIQVFQQELASRVSAAR is encoded by the coding sequence ATGAAGATCTCCCGACGCTCCGACATCGATGCCTTCGAGGTGATGACCATTCAACAGAAGGTTGCCACGATGCAGGCGGCGGGTCAGGAGGTTCTGCTGCTCAGCGTCGGGGAACCCTGCCAGGGCGCCGCCCGATCGGTCCGGGAGACGCTGGCCCGGGTGGCGACGGATGGAACGGATCTGGGGTACACGCCGGGCTTCGGGATCGCGCCGCTGCGCGCGGCCATCGCGCGTCACTACGCCGATTGGTACGGGCTCGAGGTCGATCCGTCCCGGGTCTGCGTGACGGTCGGATCCTCCGGGGCGTTCCTGCTGTCCTTCCTCGCCTGCTTCGACGTCGGGGACCGGGTCGCCGTGGGCCGGCCGACGTACCCCGCCTACACCAACGACCTGCGGGCCCTCGGCTGCGAGGTGGTCGAACTGGACTGCGGTCCGGCGGAACGCTTCCAGCCCACCCCGGAACTCCTGGCGGCTGCGCACGCCGAGTCGCCGCTGACCGGCGTCGTGCTGGCGTCCCCGGCGAACCCGACCGGGACGATGCTCGACGCGCAGCGGATGGCCGACCTCGCCACGTGGTGCCGCGCCCACGACGTGCGGATGATCAGCGACGAGATCTACCACGGCATCACCTTCACCGGCAGCCGTGGCGAATGCGCCTGGACGTACGACCCGTCGGCGGTGGTGATCTCCTCGTTCTCCAAGTACTGGTCGATGACCGGCTGGCGGCTGGGCTGGATGCTGCTGCCGGAGGACCTCGTCGATCCGGTCGACCGGCTCACCGGCAACCTGTTCCTCTGCGCCCCCGCGCCCGCCCAGTGGGCGGCCATCGAGGCGTTCGGCCCGGAGGCGTACGCCGAGGCGGAGCAGGCGGTCGCCGACTTCGCCGCCGCGCGCGAGGTCGTGCTCGGCACCGAGATGGGCTGGGGCACCGTCGCGCCCCCCGACGGCGCCTTCTATTACTACGCGGACATCAGCCCGGTGCTGGGGCCGTACGCCACCTCACGGGAATGGTGCGCCGCCCTGTTGGAGCAACAGCACGTGGCCGTCACCCCCGGCAAGGACTTCGACTCCGTCCACGGTGACCGGACGATCCGACTGTCGCTGTCCGCCGGGGCACCGGCCGTCCGGGAGGCGCTGCGCCGGATCCAGGTCTTCCAACAGGAGCTTGCGAGCCGGGTCAGCGCTGCTCGGTGA
- the gap gene encoding type I glyceraldehyde-3-phosphate dehydrogenase: MTVRIGINGFGRIGRSYLRAALANNADVEVVAVNDLTDARTLATLLEWDSVSGHLDGVGVDGGDLRVGDATVKVFSQADPATIPWREVGADVVIESTGRFTDGAKAVAHLQGGARKVIVSAPAKGDVPTFVLGVNDDTLDVGASDVFSNGSCTTNSLAPLAKVLNDTFGIESGLMTTVHAYTGDQRLHDAPHSDLRRARAAAVSTIPTSSGAAKAIGKVIPELDGRLTGFALRVPVPVGSITDLTVVLQREASVEEVNAAFREAAGSDRLRHVLQYSEAPLVSVDIVGNPHSSIFDAPLTQAVGRQVKVLGWYDNEWGFSNRLVEFSERIGQAL, from the coding sequence ATGACCGTACGCATCGGTATCAACGGATTCGGTCGGATCGGGCGCAGCTACCTGCGTGCCGCCCTCGCCAACAACGCGGACGTCGAGGTGGTCGCCGTGAACGACCTCACCGACGCCCGCACCCTCGCCACCCTGCTCGAGTGGGACTCCGTCAGCGGACACCTGGACGGCGTCGGCGTGGACGGCGGTGACCTCCGGGTCGGCGACGCCACGGTGAAGGTCTTCTCCCAGGCAGATCCCGCCACCATCCCCTGGCGGGAGGTGGGCGCCGACGTGGTGATCGAGTCGACCGGCCGGTTCACCGACGGGGCCAAGGCCGTGGCCCACCTGCAGGGTGGCGCCCGGAAGGTGATCGTGTCGGCCCCGGCCAAGGGTGACGTCCCGACCTTCGTGCTCGGCGTGAACGACGACACCCTCGACGTGGGCGCCAGCGACGTCTTCTCCAACGGCTCGTGCACGACGAACTCCCTCGCGCCGCTCGCCAAGGTCCTCAACGACACCTTCGGCATCGAGAGCGGTCTGATGACCACCGTGCACGCCTACACCGGTGACCAGCGCCTGCACGACGCCCCGCACTCCGACCTGCGCCGGGCCAGGGCCGCCGCCGTGTCGACCATCCCGACCTCGTCCGGGGCCGCGAAGGCGATCGGCAAGGTCATCCCGGAACTGGACGGGCGGCTGACCGGATTCGCCCTGCGGGTGCCGGTGCCGGTCGGCTCGATCACCGACCTCACCGTCGTCCTCCAGCGGGAGGCCTCCGTCGAGGAGGTCAACGCCGCCTTCCGGGAGGCCGCCGGCAGTGATCGACTGCGGCACGTGTTGCAGTACTCCGAGGCTCCGCTGGTGTCGGTCGACATCGTCGGCAACCCGCATTCGTCGATCTTCGACGCGCCACTGACCCAAGCCGTCGGCCGTCAGGTCAAGGTGCTCGGCTGGTACGACAACGAGTGGGGCTTCTCCAACCGGCTGGTCGAGTTCTCCGAACGGATCGGGCAGGCCCTCTGA
- the sqr gene encoding type III sulfide quinone reductase, selenoprotein subtype: protein MRRLLILGAGTAGTMLANILRRELSADWAITVVDKDNDHQYQPGYLFIPFGTYTPERVVKPRTRYLPKGVDFVQTGIRKVRAADNEVDLEDGRTLPYDWLLIATGTRPRPDLTPGMADGSLWYKKVFDFYTLEGSSKLHDALEAFEGGKILVQLTDMPIKCPVAPLEFVFLVEDYFRTRRIRHKVDITYVTPLDGAFTKPVASRELGNLMTDRSIRLASDFALEHIDNERQMIVSYDGRELPFDLLVTIPLNTGQQYVFDSGLGDENGFIPVDKQTLRSTQYDNIFVLGDASNIPTSKAGAVAHFGVETFVPNFLAAVEGKPMPNKFDGHANCFVESGRGQALLLDFNYDTQPLTGTFPLPGIGPMKLLGRSRINHMGKLAFEQLYWRMLLPGHKLPVPTLMSMAGKHEEN from the coding sequence ATGAGACGGCTCCTCATCCTCGGTGCCGGTACCGCCGGCACCATGCTCGCGAACATCCTCAGGCGCGAGCTTTCCGCAGACTGGGCTATCACTGTGGTCGACAAAGACAACGACCATCAGTACCAGCCCGGTTACCTGTTCATCCCGTTCGGCACCTACACGCCCGAAAGGGTCGTCAAACCCCGGACGCGCTACCTGCCCAAGGGCGTCGATTTCGTCCAGACCGGCATCCGCAAGGTCCGAGCGGCCGACAACGAAGTCGACCTCGAGGACGGCCGGACCCTGCCGTACGACTGGCTCCTGATCGCCACCGGCACCCGTCCGCGTCCCGACCTGACTCCCGGGATGGCCGACGGCTCCCTCTGGTACAAGAAGGTCTTCGACTTCTACACGCTCGAGGGCTCCAGCAAGCTGCACGACGCCCTCGAGGCGTTCGAGGGCGGCAAGATCCTGGTGCAGCTCACCGACATGCCGATCAAGTGTCCGGTCGCGCCGCTGGAGTTCGTCTTCCTGGTGGAGGACTACTTCCGCACCCGCCGCATCCGCCACAAGGTCGACATCACCTACGTCACTCCCCTTGACGGGGCGTTCACCAAGCCGGTCGCCTCGCGCGAGTTGGGCAACCTGATGACCGACCGGTCCATCCGGCTGGCCTCGGACTTCGCTCTGGAGCACATCGACAACGAACGCCAGATGATCGTGTCGTACGACGGGCGCGAGCTCCCCTTCGACCTGCTGGTCACCATCCCGCTCAACACCGGCCAGCAGTACGTGTTCGATTCTGGTCTGGGCGATGAAAATGGTTTCATTCCGGTCGACAAGCAGACGCTGCGATCGACGCAGTACGACAACATCTTCGTCCTGGGCGACGCCAGTAACATCCCGACCTCCAAGGCCGGGGCCGTGGCCCACTTCGGTGTCGAGACGTTCGTCCCGAACTTCCTCGCCGCTGTCGAGGGCAAGCCGATGCCGAACAAGTTCGACGGGCACGCCAACTGCTTCGTCGAGTCCGGCCGTGGCCAGGCGCTGCTCCTGGACTTCAACTACGACACCCAGCCGTTGACCGGTACCTTCCCGCTGCCCGGCATCGGGCCGATGAAGCTGCTGGGGCGTTCCCGCATCAATCACATGGGCAAGCTCGCCTTCGAACAGCTCTACTGGCGCATGCTCCTGCCCGGTCACAAACTGCCCGTCCCGACGCTGATGTCGATGGCCGGCAAGCACGAGGAGAACTGA
- a CDS encoding DsrE/DsrF/DrsH-like family protein encodes MTATTEARVRSTRIPDGFIMPDFGPRQQGASSGAASGAAGATAPGEAYAGGAPAYTGPRKIAFICSKGNLDMAYPALIMGNAALSEGCEVHIFFTFWGLDMVNQKTNSNLKFTIAGNTAMHMPALGNLRPGLEHLSVPQQLGGLPGMGAFATRYFKKEMADLDIPDVPEFLDLMAAQGAHFYACRLTFDMMKLLEADLHPAVEGVISASDFIVISEGAQVIFV; translated from the coding sequence ATGACTGCCACCACAGAGGCACGCGTCAGGTCCACCCGGATCCCCGACGGGTTCATCATGCCGGACTTCGGTCCCCGCCAGCAGGGGGCGTCCTCGGGCGCCGCCTCCGGAGCCGCCGGCGCCACCGCGCCGGGTGAGGCGTACGCCGGGGGCGCCCCCGCCTACACCGGGCCCCGCAAGATCGCCTTCATCTGCTCCAAGGGCAATCTCGACATGGCCTATCCCGCGCTGATCATGGGCAACGCCGCCCTCAGCGAGGGCTGCGAGGTGCACATCTTCTTCACCTTCTGGGGCCTCGACATGGTCAACCAGAAGACGAACAGCAACCTGAAGTTCACCATCGCCGGCAACACCGCCATGCACATGCCCGCGCTCGGCAATCTGCGCCCGGGCCTCGAGCACCTCTCCGTGCCCCAGCAGCTCGGCGGTCTGCCGGGCATGGGGGCCTTCGCCACCCGCTACTTCAAGAAGGAGATGGCCGATCTCGACATCCCGGACGTCCCGGAGTTCCTCGACCTGATGGCGGCCCAGGGCGCGCACTTCTACGCCTGCCGCCTGACCTTCGACATGATGAAGCTGCTCGAGGCCGACCTGCACCCGGCCGTCGAGGGCGTCATCTCGGCCTCCGACTTCATCGTGATCAGCGAGGGGGCGCAGGTCATCTTCGTCTGA
- a CDS encoding GntR family transcriptional regulator, translated as MSSPAGRSSVVGGRLARGVYERLKQDLLAGRYPAGEAITVVKLREEYGVSKQPVMEALHMLAADRLVQIQPQVGVRVSQYTPEEVGTFFWMFARTEGGMAFRAATRRSEAQLAELAALCDRLDALASRDDGSGGQAYVQDNRNIHSLIHRMANAPLAADISHDLWDLSDFLIATHGGGFTGSLVERNRGHREVYEGIRDRDPEAAERAMTQHILDSPLASFRGTGGVADHPASPT; from the coding sequence ATGTCCTCCCCCGCCGGCCGCTCCTCCGTGGTCGGTGGTCGACTGGCCCGCGGGGTGTACGAGCGGTTGAAGCAGGACCTCCTGGCCGGGCGGTACCCGGCGGGCGAAGCGATCACGGTGGTCAAGCTCCGCGAGGAGTACGGGGTCAGCAAGCAGCCGGTGATGGAGGCCCTGCACATGCTGGCCGCGGACCGCCTCGTGCAGATCCAGCCCCAGGTGGGCGTACGGGTGAGTCAGTACACCCCCGAGGAGGTCGGGACCTTCTTCTGGATGTTCGCCCGCACCGAGGGCGGGATGGCCTTCAGGGCGGCCACCCGACGCAGCGAGGCGCAGTTGGCCGAGCTTGCCGCGCTGTGCGACCGCCTGGATGCACTGGCCTCGCGCGACGACGGGTCGGGCGGCCAGGCGTACGTGCAGGACAACCGCAACATCCACTCACTGATCCACCGGATGGCCAACGCCCCCCTCGCCGCCGACATCAGTCATGACCTGTGGGACCTGAGCGACTTCCTCATCGCCACCCACGGTGGCGGCTTCACCGGCAGCCTCGTCGAACGCAACCGGGGCCATCGGGAGGTGTACGAAGGCATCCGCGACCGGGACCCCGAGGCGGCCGAGAGGGCGATGACGCAGCACATCCTCGACTCTCCCCTGGCGTCGTTCCGCGGCACCGGGGGTGTGGCGGATCACCCTGCGAGTCCTACGTAA
- a CDS encoding IS110 family transposase, producing the protein MVVVGADVHKRSHTFVAVDQTGRKLGQLTVEAITAGHLKALGWARREFGDELEWAIEDCRHLSSRLERDLLGAGQTVVRVPPKMTGQARAIARTRGKSDPIDALAVARAALAEPNLPRACHDDQARELKLLVDRRDTLITQRTATINSLRWRVHELDPEYPIKPSGLDRAKHQQALAAWLAAQTGIVAELATDELEDVIALTGRINVLEKRIAALVAQRAPELVALPGCGALTAAKLVGEIGALDRFDNEAQLARHAGIAPIPVWSGRTEGRVRMTRSGNRQINCAIHRIAVTQTRLKDSLGRAYYDKKKSEGMSNREALRCLKRHLIRLVFTTLKNARRSAPQPCLPAAA; encoded by the coding sequence ATGGTTGTCGTCGGAGCCGATGTTCACAAGCGCAGCCACACGTTCGTTGCGGTCGACCAGACCGGCCGCAAACTGGGTCAGCTGACCGTCGAGGCCATCACCGCAGGGCATCTGAAGGCCCTGGGCTGGGCCCGCCGGGAGTTCGGTGACGAGCTGGAATGGGCCATCGAGGACTGTCGCCACCTGTCGTCGCGGCTGGAGCGTGACCTGTTGGGCGCCGGGCAGACGGTGGTCCGGGTCCCGCCCAAGATGACGGGCCAGGCCCGCGCGATCGCCCGCACCCGTGGCAAGTCCGACCCGATCGACGCGTTGGCCGTCGCCCGGGCCGCGTTGGCCGAGCCGAACCTGCCCAGGGCTTGCCACGATGACCAGGCCCGGGAGCTGAAGCTGCTGGTCGACCGGCGCGACACGCTGATCACCCAGCGCACCGCCACGATCAACAGCCTGCGCTGGCGGGTCCATGAACTCGACCCCGAGTACCCGATCAAGCCGTCCGGCCTGGACCGGGCCAAGCACCAGCAGGCGCTCGCCGCTTGGCTGGCCGCGCAGACGGGCATCGTGGCCGAACTGGCCACCGACGAGCTGGAGGACGTGATCGCCCTGACCGGGCGGATCAACGTGCTGGAGAAGAGGATTGCTGCTCTGGTCGCCCAACGGGCCCCTGAACTGGTGGCGCTGCCCGGTTGCGGGGCGCTGACCGCGGCCAAGCTGGTCGGCGAGATCGGGGCCCTTGACCGGTTCGACAACGAGGCCCAGCTGGCCCGCCATGCCGGGATCGCGCCGATCCCGGTCTGGTCGGGCCGGACCGAGGGCCGGGTCCGGATGACGCGCTCGGGCAACCGACAGATCAACTGCGCCATCCACCGCATCGCGGTCACCCAGACCCGGCTCAAGGACAGTCTGGGTCGGGCCTACTACGACAAGAAGAAGTCCGAAGGCATGTCCAACCGCGAGGCCCTGCGCTGCCTCAAACGCCACCTCATCCGCCTGGTCTTCACCACCCTCAAGAACGCCCGACGATCAGCCCCCCAGCCCTGTCTGCCGGCCGCCGCTTGA
- a CDS encoding universal stress protein, translated as MSEGTPSRPVVVGYDSSEMAGRAVTWAAGAAERMGVPLRVIAARENDAQPVRSAEALDAVRRTHPDLPASGEDPVGTGAGVMVRAGDDATMLVMGNRGRGRITSAFLGTVSMTTAQHAACPVVIIHGDTATDAAPRSIVVGADGSASSTAALDFALSLVAAGGTITLLLCWSTMPQDSTDPVPAVAYAMLEQTLAGRSKPGVGIDLVARPGHPRNVLVTASETADLMVVGRRGQEGFKGLKLGTVAQHALMGARCPVAVVTAPPAVTEQR; from the coding sequence ATGTCCGAGGGCACCCCTTCCCGTCCCGTCGTCGTAGGCTACGACTCCTCCGAGATGGCCGGTCGGGCGGTGACCTGGGCCGCCGGCGCCGCGGAGCGCATGGGGGTGCCGCTGCGCGTGATCGCCGCCCGCGAGAACGACGCGCAACCGGTGCGCAGCGCCGAGGCCCTCGACGCGGTGCGGCGGACCCACCCGGACCTGCCGGCCAGCGGCGAGGACCCGGTCGGTACGGGCGCCGGAGTGATGGTGCGGGCCGGCGACGACGCGACGATGCTCGTGATGGGCAATCGCGGCCGCGGCCGGATCACCTCCGCCTTCCTCGGCACCGTCTCGATGACGACCGCCCAGCATGCGGCCTGTCCGGTCGTCATCATCCACGGCGACACGGCCACCGATGCGGCCCCCCGCAGCATCGTCGTGGGTGCGGACGGTTCGGCCTCCAGCACGGCGGCCCTGGACTTCGCCCTCAGCCTCGTCGCGGCCGGCGGCACGATCACGCTGTTGCTCTGCTGGTCGACGATGCCGCAGGACTCGACCGACCCGGTGCCGGCGGTGGCGTACGCCATGCTGGAACAGACCCTCGCCGGACGGTCGAAGCCGGGCGTCGGGATCGACCTGGTCGCCCGCCCCGGCCACCCCCGCAACGTCCTGGTCACGGCCAGCGAGACGGCCGACCTGATGGTGGTGGGCCGGCGCGGCCAGGAGGGCTTCAAGGGCCTCAAGCTCGGCACCGTGGCTCAGCACGCGCTGATGGGCGCCCGCTGCCCGGTCGCCGTGGTCACCGCTCCCCCCGCTGTCACCGAGCAGCGCTGA
- a CDS encoding class II fumarate hydratase, translating to MSDSDEYRIEHDTMGEVKVPARALYQAQTQRAVENFPISGTTLEPALVIALARVKKAAAGANEALGVLDPDISLAIRDAADEIIGGEHLGEFPVDVFQTGSGTSSNMNTNEVLATLASRRLGRSVHPNDHVNASQSSNDVFPTAVHVAVAGALKHDLYPALQRLATLLSVKAEEFSTVVKSGRTHLMDATPVTLGQEFGGYAAQVNMGIERIWGCLDRVAELPLGGTAVGTGINTRPGFAQKVITQLAREADVPLREARNHFEAQSARDGLVEASGVLRTIAVSLIKIANDIRWMGSGPRAGLAEIHLPDLQPGSSIMPGKVNPVLCEAMIQVGGQVIGNDAAVAFAGTTGVFELNVMIPMMGNNLLQSIRLLANVSRLFADRTIAGIVADVDRCRTYAESSASIVTPLNRYIGYENAAKVAKLSLKENKTIRQVVIEQGFIDEGLLTEQQLDEALDVLAMTVRPE from the coding sequence ATGAGTGACAGCGATGAGTACCGCATCGAGCACGACACCATGGGCGAGGTGAAGGTGCCCGCCCGGGCGCTCTACCAGGCCCAGACCCAGCGCGCCGTGGAGAACTTCCCGATCTCCGGGACCACTCTCGAACCCGCCCTGGTGATCGCCCTGGCCCGGGTCAAGAAGGCCGCGGCGGGCGCCAACGAGGCTCTCGGGGTGCTGGACCCCGACATCTCCCTGGCCATCCGCGACGCGGCCGACGAGATCATCGGCGGGGAGCATCTCGGCGAGTTCCCGGTCGACGTCTTCCAGACCGGCTCGGGAACGTCGTCGAACATGAACACCAACGAGGTGCTGGCCACGTTGGCCTCGCGGCGTCTCGGCCGCAGCGTCCACCCGAACGACCACGTCAACGCGTCGCAGTCGTCGAACGACGTCTTCCCCACCGCCGTCCACGTCGCGGTGGCCGGGGCCCTGAAGCACGACCTCTACCCGGCGCTGCAACGGTTGGCGACGCTGCTGTCGGTGAAGGCGGAGGAGTTCTCCACCGTGGTGAAGTCGGGGCGTACGCACCTGATGGACGCCACCCCGGTGACACTCGGCCAGGAGTTCGGCGGGTACGCCGCCCAGGTCAACATGGGGATCGAGCGGATCTGGGGCTGCCTGGACCGGGTGGCGGAGCTGCCGCTGGGGGGCACCGCGGTGGGCACGGGCATCAACACCCGGCCCGGCTTCGCCCAGAAGGTGATCACCCAGCTCGCCCGCGAGGCCGACGTACCGCTGCGGGAGGCCCGCAACCACTTCGAGGCCCAGTCGGCCCGCGACGGACTGGTCGAGGCCTCCGGGGTGCTCCGGACGATCGCGGTCTCCCTGATCAAGATCGCCAACGACATCCGCTGGATGGGCTCCGGCCCCCGGGCGGGCCTGGCCGAGATCCACCTGCCGGACCTCCAGCCGGGGTCGTCGATCATGCCCGGCAAGGTCAACCCGGTGCTCTGCGAGGCGATGATCCAGGTCGGTGGGCAGGTGATCGGCAACGATGCCGCGGTGGCGTTCGCCGGCACGACGGGCGTCTTCGAGCTCAACGTGATGATCCCGATGATGGGCAACAACCTGCTGCAGTCGATCCGGCTGCTGGCCAACGTGTCGCGGCTCTTCGCGGATCGTACGATCGCCGGCATCGTCGCGGATGTCGACCGGTGCCGTACGTACGCCGAGTCCTCCGCCTCGATCGTCACCCCGCTCAACCGCTACATCGGCTACGAGAACGCGGCGAAGGTCGCCAAGCTCTCCCTCAAGGAGAACAAGACGATCAGGCAGGTGGTGATCGAGCAGGGCTTCATCGACGAGGGTCTGCTCACCGAGCAGCAGCTCGACGAGGCGTTGGACGTCCTGGCCATGACCGTGCGGCCCGAGTGA
- a CDS encoding TetR/AcrR family transcriptional regulator, translating into MDSRERLIVAMSDLMWEKGYAATSPREVRDRSGVGQGSMYHHFPSKRELALAALERNCQDLLPGSIDPLSAPGDPLEKLAGHMSTPRDALKGCKVGRMTQDPLVATDPGLLAPVTDAFEKVHTALVAVIREAIDAGELPAALDPDRIASLLQATIQGGYVLAIARQDRAPYDEAVAGVVDLLRAAAPPPAAAPASAPTTSTPTHRKVRP; encoded by the coding sequence GTGGACTCCAGGGAACGCCTGATCGTCGCGATGAGCGATCTGATGTGGGAGAAGGGCTATGCCGCCACCAGCCCCCGTGAGGTCCGCGACCGCTCCGGCGTCGGCCAGGGCAGCATGTACCACCACTTCCCCAGCAAGCGCGAACTCGCGCTCGCGGCGCTGGAGCGCAACTGCCAGGACCTGCTGCCCGGCTCCATCGACCCACTCAGCGCCCCCGGTGATCCGCTCGAGAAGCTCGCCGGGCACATGTCCACGCCGCGCGATGCGCTCAAGGGCTGCAAGGTCGGCCGGATGACCCAGGACCCCCTGGTCGCCACCGATCCCGGGCTGCTCGCCCCCGTCACCGACGCCTTCGAGAAGGTGCACACCGCCCTGGTCGCCGTCATCCGGGAGGCGATCGACGCGGGCGAGCTCCCGGCAGCCCTGGATCCCGATCGGATCGCCTCGCTGTTGCAGGCCACCATCCAGGGCGGCTACGTCCTCGCCATCGCCCGTCAGGACCGGGCGCCCTACGACGAGGCCGTCGCCGGAGTCGTCGACCTGCTCCGCGCCGCCGCCCCGCCTCCCGCTGCCGCGCCCGCCTCGGCCCCCACTACTTCAACCCCAACCCACAGAAAGGTACGGCCATGA
- a CDS encoding TusE/DsrC/DsvC family sulfur relay protein → MPTNTLNERTFHVNDEGFFTNRDEWSEELGADLAALIDIEMDEEHWGPIRFMREDSAKSGVTPTLRRLQTVGGFDIKELYRLYPGKPAKKMAWIAGLPKPVGCV, encoded by the coding sequence GTGCCCACCAACACCCTCAACGAGCGTACGTTCCACGTGAACGACGAGGGCTTCTTCACCAACCGCGACGAGTGGAGTGAGGAGCTGGGAGCCGACTTGGCCGCCCTCATCGACATCGAGATGGACGAGGAGCACTGGGGCCCGATCCGCTTCATGCGCGAGGATTCGGCCAAGTCCGGCGTCACGCCCACGCTGCGCCGGCTGCAGACGGTCGGCGGCTTCGACATCAAGGAGCTCTACCGCCTCTACCCCGGCAAGCCCGCCAAGAAGATGGCGTGGATCGCCGGTCTGCCCAAGCCCGTCGGCTGCGTCTAG